One Gossypium raimondii isolate GPD5lz chromosome 3, ASM2569854v1, whole genome shotgun sequence genomic window carries:
- the LOC128039986 gene encoding uncharacterized protein LOC128039986 encodes MSEHPTDLCPILNDNSTAHVDAIGDLLGPPQRRYDHFSNTYSPGWKDHPNLNYGANPRYNPSYQPRPPQLPPKPSTSLEVVIERLAIDVAKYQQMTNTSILELTNQVSKLSMAVNRLESQGKLPSQTEPNPRPESEIRKPVVTPHSFPGRLAKDKKVKEEKEILETFKKVEGNIPLLDAIKKIPRYGKFLKELCTRKMRLIGNERVNVGENVFAVLQKKVPPKYKDQCMFAISCEIGVIIQLVDRSVVYPEGLFEDVIVKVNELVFPVNFYIINMEDDNSTNSSDILLGRSFLSTASTKIDVQSRTLTMEFDGEIVKFNIYEAMGHPNSLSNISSIDIMDCLTQTYSEYHDFDELKTVLYRSIDMDVLNNLGELAIIKEPLREIVKHLETQPSLTNRGNQFELLPSQTKMFPSVLQPPVTAQFWA; translated from the exons ATGTCTGAACACCCGACGGATTTGTGCCCAATTCTTAACGATAATTCAACGGCACATGTTGATGCTATAGGAGATCTTCTAGGACCTCCGCAAAGACGCTATGATCATTTCTCCAACACCTACAGTCCCGGGTGGAAGGATCATCCTAACTTGAATTACGGAGCTAATCCCCGATATAATCCATCATACCAACCAAGACCTCCGCAACTGCCACCCAAGCCGAGCACATCTCTAGAAGTTGTTATAGAAAGGCTTGCCATCGATGTTGCAAAATATCAACAGATGACAAACACATCAATACTAGAGTTAACTAATCAAGTTAGTAAACTCTCGATGGCAGTTAATCGTTTGGAGTCTCAAGGAAAATTACCTTCCCAGACAGAGCCGAATCCTCG ACCAGAATCAGAAATTCGAAAACCAGTCGTGACGCCACATTCTTTTCCAGGGAGGCTCGCAAAGGATAAGAAAGtgaaggaggaaaaagaaatcctcGAAACATTCAAGAAGGTGGAGGGAAATATCCCTTTGCTCGACGCTATAAAAAAAATCCCTCGCTATGGAAAATTCCTCAAAGAATTGTGTACTAGAAAAATGAGGTTAATAGGTAACGAAAGAGTAAATGTAGGAGAAAATGTCTTCGCAGTACTGCAAAAGAAAGTTCCGCCCAAATACAAGGACCAATGTATGTTTGCTATTTCCTGTGAGATAG GAGTAATAATCCAGTTGGTAGACAGGTCAGTCGTCTATCCTGAAGGATTGTTTGAAGACGTCATTGTTAAAGTTAACGAATTAGTTTTCCCTGTAAATttctacattattaatatggagGACGATAATTCAACTAATTCATCTGACATTTTGCTTGGAAGGTCGTTCCTAAGTACTGCAAGCACAAAAATTGATGTTCAGAGTAGAACACTGACAATGGAGTTTGATGGTGAAATCGTGAAATTCAACATCTACGAAGCTATGGGTCATCCTAACTCACTATCAAATATTTCTAGTATCGATATTATGGATTGTTTAACTCAAACTTATTCTGAATATCATGACTTTGATGAGTTGAAAACTGTCCTTTACAGAAGCATTGACATGGATGTTTTAAATAATCTCGGGGAATTAGCAATTATAAAAGAACCGTTGCGAGAAATTGTCAAACACTTGGAGACGCAACCATCATTGACAAACCGAGGTAATCAATTTGAACTATTACCTTCCCAAACTAAAATGTTTCCTTCGGTTTTGCAACCacctgtaacagcccaattttgggcctag